From Dehalococcoidia bacterium, one genomic window encodes:
- a CDS encoding Fumble domain-containing protein — MPAAPTDEAQVLRQIGGHVAAIDFGGTNFDVLLLRDGELTRRFFPAGRPMDAKAVCALLAKSGVADLRELNWIAVTGGRHQFLPDAINGTPLVKVGELQAIGRGGLLASGLDQALVVSLGTGTAMVGARGEQVRHLGGTGVGGGTLLGLSRLLLGTADAATIDELARQGDPERIDLTVGDIVGGPVGMIPANATASHFGKASGIVAGPWVGDEVQAGREHVAAALMNMVGQATVRLALLAANANGYPSLVLIGHLADLDGIRKAAGMIGALFGGEIMVPANPGFAIALGALAEAAGRERGIGN, encoded by the coding sequence ATGCCGGCAGCACCGACAGACGAGGCGCAGGTACTGCGTCAGATCGGCGGCCACGTCGCCGCGATCGACTTCGGCGGCACCAACTTCGACGTGCTATTGCTGCGCGACGGCGAGCTCACACGCCGCTTCTTCCCCGCAGGCCGGCCCATGGACGCGAAAGCCGTTTGCGCCCTGCTGGCGAAGAGCGGTGTGGCGGACCTGCGCGAGCTGAACTGGATCGCCGTCACCGGCGGACGGCACCAGTTCCTGCCCGACGCGATCAACGGCACGCCGCTGGTCAAGGTCGGCGAGTTGCAGGCGATCGGCCGCGGCGGCCTGCTCGCCAGCGGCCTCGACCAGGCGCTCGTCGTCAGCCTCGGCACCGGCACGGCGATGGTCGGCGCCCGCGGCGAGCAGGTGCGCCACCTGGGCGGCACCGGCGTGGGCGGCGGCACGCTGCTCGGCCTCAGCCGCCTGCTGCTCGGCACCGCCGACGCCGCCACGATCGATGAGCTGGCCCGCCAGGGCGACCCGGAGCGGATCGACCTCACCGTGGGCGACATCGTCGGCGGGCCGGTGGGCATGATCCCGGCCAACGCCACCGCCTCGCACTTCGGCAAGGCGTCGGGCATCGTCGCCGGGCCGTGGGTGGGCGACGAGGTGCAGGCCGGCCGCGAGCACGTGGCCGCCGCGTTGATGAACATGGTGGGGCAGGCGACGGTGCGGTTGGCGCTGCTGGCCGCCAACGCCAACGGCTACCCCTCGCTGGTGCTGATCGGCCACCTGGCCGACCTGGACGGCATCCGCAAGGCGGCGGGCATGATCGGCGCCCTCTTCGGCGGCGAGATCATGGTGCCCGCCAACCCCGGCTTCGCCATCGCCCTCGGCGCCCTGGCCGAGGCGGCGGGGAGGGAACGGGGTATAGGGAATTAG